One part of the Eubalaena glacialis isolate mEubGla1 chromosome 19, mEubGla1.1.hap2.+ XY, whole genome shotgun sequence genome encodes these proteins:
- the G6PC1 gene encoding glucose-6-phosphatase catalytic subunit 1, whose translation MEEGMNALHDFGIQSTRYLQVNYQNSQDWFILVSVIADLRNAFYVLFPIWFHLREAVGIKLLWVAVIGDWLNLVFKWILFGQRPYWWVLDTDYYSNTSVPLIKQFPVTCETGPGSPSGHAMGTAGVYYVMVTSTLSIFRGKKKPTYGFRCLNIILWLGFWAVQLNVCLSRIYLAAHFPHQVVAGVLSGIAVAETFRHIRSIYNASLKKYFLITFFLFSFAIGFYLLLKGLGVDLLWTLEKAKRRCERPEWVHIDTTPFASLLKNLGTLFGLGLALNSSMYRESCKGKLSKWFPFRLSCIVASLVLLHLFDSLKPPSQIELIFYVLSFCKSAAVPLASVSLIPYCLAQVLGQPNKKTL comes from the exons atggaggagggaaTGAATGCTCTGCATGACTTTGGGATCCAGTCAACGCGCTACCTCCAGGTGAATTACCAGAACTCCCAGGATTGGTTCATCTTGGTGTCCGTGATTGCAGACCTCAGGAATGCCTTTTACGTCCTCTTCCCCATCTGGTTCCATCTTCGAGAAGCTGTGGGCATCAAACTCCTCTGGGTAGCTGTGATTGGAGACTGGCTCAACCTCGTCTTTAAGTG GATTCTCTTTGGACAGCGCCCATACTGGTGGGTCCTGGACACCGACTACTACAGCAACACCTCCGTGCCGCTGATAAAGCAGTTCCCGGTCACCTGTGAGACCGGCCCAG GGAGTCCCTCTGGCCATGCCATGGGTACGGCAGGTGTATACTATGTGATGGTCACATCCACCCTCTCAATCTTTCGGGGAAAGAAAAAGCCAACCTACGGATTTCG GTGCTTGAACATCATTTTGTGGTTGGGATTCTGGGCAGTGCAGCTGAATGTCTGTCTTTCACGAATCTACCTTGCTGCTCATTTTCCCCATCAAGTTGTTGCTGGAGTCTTGTCAG GCATTGCGGTTGCTGAGACTTTCCGCCACATCCGGAGCATCTACAACGCCAGTCTcaagaaatattttctcattaccTTCTTCCTGTTCAGTTTTGCCATTGGATTTTACCTGCTGCTAAAGGGGCTGGGGGTCGACCTCCTGTGGACCCTAGAGAAAGCCAAGCGAAGGTGTGAGCGGCCAGAATGGGTCCACATTGACACTACGCCCTTTGCCAGCCTCCTCAAGAACCTGGGGACACTCTTTGGCCTGGGTCTGGCTCTCAACTCCAGCATGTACAGGGAGAGCTGCAAAGGCAAGCTTAGCAAGTGGTTCCCGTTCCGCCTCAGCTGCATTGTGGCCTCCCTCGTCCTCCTGCATCTCTTTGACTCTTTGAAACCCCCATCCCAAATCGAGCTGATCTTCTATGTCCTGTCCTTCTGCAAGAGTGCGGCAGTGCCCCTGGCGTCTGTCAGTCTCATCCCCTACTGCCTGGCCCAGGTCCTGGGCCAGCCGAACAAGAAGACTTTGTAA